In the Desulfurellaceae bacterium genome, GGAGCCCGAGGACCGGCCGGCCGGGCGTACCGGGCAGAGACCGGGCAGTGCCGAGGCGCCGTCTGAAGAGCAGCGCGAGCCCGCCGGCGCGGTCTTTTTCCGCAGTTTTGAGAACTACGATCAAGAGGAAGCCCGGGAGTGGCTCAGCGATCCCAACATCAAGCTGATCCAAAAGGCCGACCCCAAGCCGGGCGAGTGGGCCTACTGCCCGCTGGTTGAAGAGCGCTGCCCGGCCCGAGAGATCGAACAGGTCAAGCGGGCGCTGCCGATTCCTGCCGATGTCTACGCCGTACTGGTCGATTCCGGCCTGTCGCTGCGGGCGATTATCACCGGAACGCCGATGTACGAGCGACTGCTGGAGTTCAATTTTATTGACGAAGCCTCGTTCGACTGCTGGATTCAGGGCGAGTGGGTGCGCGAAGAGGTGTTTGACGGCAAGGCCGAGCTGCTGGGCTGCGCGCTTCAGCTGCTTGAACAGTATTTGCAGAAAGACATTGTCAGCAATGAGGACATTGTCCAGGCGCCGCGTCCCGACGGGGCGCTGCCGCCCGCCCGCACCGAGTGGTGAGACGCCAGACCGCTCAGGAGGGAAGCCGTATGCCACAGCTGACCGCCAATAACTATACCATGCACTATCGGGTCGATGACTTCACCGACCCGTGGAGTGCGTCTGAGACCGTCTGGATTCAACACGGTTTTGGCCGCAACCTCAACTTCTGGTACCACTGGATACCGCTCCTGGCCGGCCATTACCGTGTGCTGCGGCGGGATATGCGCGGCCACGGCGGGTCGGCCGACCCGGGACCGGACTACGTGTGGTCGGTCGATGACCTGCTCGGCGACATGAAAGGCTTTCTGGACGCCCTGGAGATTGACGCCGTGCACTATGTCGGCGAATCGGTGGGCGGTATTCTGGGCATTGCGTTTGCCACCAAGTGGCCCGAGCGCTTCAAGAGCCTGACCTTGTGCGCCTCTCCAACCTCTATTCGGCCGCATATCCAAAAGACCTTTGCCCTGGGTTATGAGGACTGGCCGACCGCGCTCGGCACCCTTGGTTCGGGTGGCTGGGCCAAAGCCCTGATCGAACAGGGCGCGGGCCTGGCTGGAGGCGACTCGCCCCATCTGCGCTGGGTGCTTGACGAGTGGGCCAGAACCCCGACCCACGTACTCCAGGGACTGTGCCGTCTGGTGCCGAGCGTGGATGTGGAACCGATCCTGTCCCAGGTCAGCGTGCCGACCCTGGTCCTGGCCCCGGCCAACAGCCCGCTCACCCCGCTGAGCGAGCAGCTGGCGATCCGCGACAGCATTCCTGGCGCGCAGATGGCGGTGATCGAGGGCAGCGGGCATGAGATCTACGTAGACGCCGCCCAGGACTGTGTTGAGGCACTGCTCAGGTTTATCCGCTCATGAGGCTAGGAGGCCGATGATGCCGCATCCCGAAGCCCCCCTGCCCCAGCACCGCCTGAGCGCGGATGACTATCACAAGATGGGCGAGGCGGGCATCTTCGACCACGCTGATCGGGTTGAGCTGATTGAGGGCAGGCTGATTGATATGGCTCCCATAGGCAGCGATCATGCGGGTCAACTCAACGCTGTATTGAACAGGGCATTTGCGAGATTGGCTCTCGTCTCGCCGCAAAATCCTATCCGTCTCAGTGAACATTCGGAACCTCAGCCCGATTTTGCCATCTTGCGTCTACGAGCCGATTTCTACCGCACCTCTCACCCTCAGCCATCCGATGTGTTGCTTGTCATTGAAGTTGCAGACACGAGCATCCGCCATGACCGAGAGGTGAAGATTCCTCTGTATGCCCGTCACGGTATCCCCGAAGTCTGGCTGCTGGATCTGCACAACACGCGATGGCGAGGTGCTGTATCCTGCCGACAATGAGGCCGTCGCGCCGGTCTTACTACCCGACGCCGTGCTGCCCATTACTGACTTCTGGTCGTGAGCACGGGGCCGGGCGGCGGCTTTTTTCTGCCTATGTAAGGAGGACTGTATGCCCGCTCCAGCCACGCGTCTGCGCCAATTGCTCGACGGCCCCGACATGGTCGTCGCCCCGTTTGTGTTTGATGCCTTCCAGGCCCGGATTGCCCAGGCCGCCGGCTTTGAGGCTGTGTACATGACCGGATTTGGGACGGCCGCCTCACGCGGGTTTCCCGATGTTGGTCTGTTGACCATGGCCGAGATGGTCCAGAACGTGCGCTATATCGCCAGCGCGATCGAGCTGCCGCTGATCTGCGACGCCGACACCGGCTACGGCAATCCGGTCAATGTGTATCGGACGGTGCGCGAGTACGAGGCGGCCGGTGCGGCAGCCCTGCACATCGAGGATCAGGTGTGGCCCAAACGCTGCGGCTTTCTGGCCGGCAAACAGGTCATCCCCATGGACGACATGGTGCCCAAGGTGCGGGCGGCGTGCGACGCCCGGCGCAGCGACGATTTTGTGATTATTGCCCGGACCGACGCCCTGGCGGTCAACGGCTGGGAGGACGTGATTACCCGTGGCCGCGCCTACCGCGAGGCCGGCGCCGACCTGATCTTTGTCGACGGTATCAGAACCCTGGCCGATATGGAGCGCTACG is a window encoding:
- a CDS encoding alpha/beta fold hydrolase, yielding MPQLTANNYTMHYRVDDFTDPWSASETVWIQHGFGRNLNFWYHWIPLLAGHYRVLRRDMRGHGGSADPGPDYVWSVDDLLGDMKGFLDALEIDAVHYVGESVGGILGIAFATKWPERFKSLTLCASPTSIRPHIQKTFALGYEDWPTALGTLGSGGWAKALIEQGAGLAGGDSPHLRWVLDEWARTPTHVLQGLCRLVPSVDVEPILSQVSVPTLVLAPANSPLTPLSEQLAIRDSIPGAQMAVIEGSGHEIYVDAAQDCVEALLRFIRS
- a CDS encoding Uma2 family endonuclease codes for the protein MPHPEAPLPQHRLSADDYHKMGEAGIFDHADRVELIEGRLIDMAPIGSDHAGQLNAVLNRAFARLALVSPQNPIRLSEHSEPQPDFAILRLRADFYRTSHPQPSDVLLVIEVADTSIRHDREVKIPLYARHGIPEVWLLDLHNTRWRGAVSCRQ
- a CDS encoding isocitrate lyase/PEP mutase family protein, which gives rise to MPAPATRLRQLLDGPDMVVAPFVFDAFQARIAQAAGFEAVYMTGFGTAASRGFPDVGLLTMAEMVQNVRYIASAIELPLICDADTGYGNPVNVYRTVREYEAAGAAALHIEDQVWPKRCGFLAGKQVIPMDDMVPKVRAACDARRSDDFVIIARTDALAVNGWEDVITRGRAYREAGADLIFVDGIRTLADMERYAKELGDLPLLYNGQLLPVQEIQKFGFRLTIYSATLMAAYIRMRDAMQELKTTGRIATDAGWGCFEEMTNLLGVPEAMEIGKKYEGDAE